CCAAAAAATGAGGGCTGCCCGGGGGGACGGGGCCGTGCGCTGTGGCATGCGCGCTACCTACGGGAATGAAGATATCCATAAAGCACACAGAGCTGGCATGCGTGTGCGTGTAGAAGTCTATACCGTTCGGTAACTGCTCGTGTACGAAGTGTTGGGGATCGTAATACATAGGGGTACTAATGCAGAATGCTCTAAGTATCTTCTTTCTTCAAGCTAAATCTGATATGATCCATTGGATATGAATCAGAGAATTCCTCGTGTCGCGCTTGTTGGCCGGCCAAATGTGGGAAAATCTACGCTCTTCAACCGGCTGCTAGGCGCCCGCTTTGCGGTGGTTGCAGATATTGCTGGCACTACCCGTGACCGCCTTGAGCGGACCATCACCTGGGAGGGCCACTCTTTTGTTGTGGTGGACATGGCTGGTCTGGAACCTGCCCTTAATGAAAAGAACGAGATCCGTGAGGGTATGCAACGCCAGGTCCAGGCAGCCTTGGATACCTCTGATGTGGTTCTCTGGGTGGTAGACAGTATTGAGGGTGCTACTGGTACCGACCGTATTATTGCGGAACTTCTTCGCCGTCTGGGTAAGCCTGTGGTGGTGGCCGCAAACAAGTGTGACCACGAAAAGCACGAGATTACCCAGCTGGAATTTGCTGAATTTGGTTTTGACCCGGTTTGTCCTATTTCTGCCATGCACGACCGTGGCACGGAAAACCTCCTCAAAGCCCTTATTGCGGTGCTCCCTGAAGAAGGGACCGCGGAATTAGTGGAAGACGACGACCGCGAGATCAAGATTGCAATTACTGGACGTCCAAACGTAGGGAAATCTACCCTTCTCAACTCCCTGGTGGGTGAAGAGCGCTCAGTGGTCAGCCCGGAAGCCGGCACAACCCGCGATTCTGTGGATACCATCATCCCTGCGGAGAACCTGTTCCAAAACATCTTTACCCGCTGGAAGACCGTGCGCATCGTAGATACTGCCGGTATCCGCCGCCGTGGCAAAATTGACCGCTCTATTGAGGGCTGGAGCGTACTCCGCTCGTACGATGCCATCGATGCAGCCGATGTCACCCTCTTGCTAATCGATGCCCCAGAGGGTCTTGTCCACCAAGACACTCAGGTTATTGAGCGCCTCCTTAACGCCGGAAAGCCACTGGTTCTCCTGGTTAACAAGTGGGACCTTATCCTGGCCAAGAAGAGCATCATTGCCGGTACGGAAGAAGATGAGCTGGCTCAAGAAAAATTCCTGGATGAGCTTCGTTACAAGCTTTCTTTCGTTAACTGGGCACAGGTTCTCTTCCTATCCGCTCAAACCGGGCTCTATGTAGATGTCATTGGGCGCCTGGTGAACAACGCCTACGTGGCGTGGAGCAAGGAAATTGACCAGGATGAGTTGAATGCGCTGACTAAACAGCTGCGTACCATGCCTCGCCTGAACAACCTGCGCAAAATTACCTTTGAACACAGCAAGCCTCCGGTTTTCCACATCCATACCCATGGAATGCAGCTGCCGCACTTCTCCACGCGGCGCTATGTGGAGAACGCTCTCCGGGACTACTTCAACCTGGGGCCAACCCCTATTAAGATCTGGGTGAAGCGGTCAAATGCCAGGGGTGAGGAAGTGGAAGACAAGGATTAGGGAGTCGACAGGCTCCCTTTTTTGTGCTATAACAACCTCGCATTACACGAGAGGTGAATAGTGTCAGTTTTTGGTTTCAAATACACCACAACGTTTACGGTTGATGGGAAACCATTGACTGCCGACATGGTACAGGAAGGAGGTGCCCTCCTCCCAGAAGCTCTGGCTTGGCTGGAAGAGCATTGGCCCCCTGGCGTGAGATATGTCTTTTTTCTCACCCTAGGGTCTGCACAGGACGTCTTTGGCCACCCGCCAGATGCCCGTGAGCCGCTCTCCGTTGAGGAAGCCAATGCCCGCGCGCAATCGTTTAGCGGGGATACGTGGCGCATCGACATTCTGGAAGAGCAGGAACGGTATCACCCCGTTTTCCGGGCGTTTCAGGGCGGTGATTGGTACCCCCTTATCCGCCTGGTGGGTGATTTCCGGTTATGTGTGGCTCGCGAGCCGCAAGCAACGCATTTACAAAAGCCGCCTTAGTTGGCGGCTTTTTCTTTAGTCTTCGCTTTGTGTCCCGTCGTCGTACCGTGCATGGTTTACCCATGATGCCCGGTCAAACGGGTAGGCTTGGACAAACACCCGGCCAATGACGTCTTCCTTAGGTAGGAAGCCCCATTCGCGAGAGTCGCTTGATGCCCGGCGGTTGTCACCGAGGACAAAGTAGTTGCCCTCTGGAACGGTGAACTCGTTCTTGGCGCTGGCAGCAGGTAGGGTGGTGGTATTGCCACTGCTTACATACTGTTCGTCCAGGGTGATGCCCGTTGGGTTCTCATCATTAATGACGGTCACCTTGCCATCTTCAATTTTTACCGTGTCGCCCGGCAGGCCAATGACCCGTTTAACGTAATTGGTCTCCAGGTCGTAAGGGTACTTGAAGACAATAATGTCGCCACGTTCCGGTTGTCCAATACGGTACGAAAGCTTGTCTACAATGAGAAAGTCATTGGTTTGGAACCGAGGGTACATGGAAGACCCTTCAACCACGAACGGTTGGAGGATGAAAAGGCGGATGACATATGCCAGTACAACCACCGCCAGGGCGGTGCGAATGAGTTCTGCGCCAAAACGCCACACATCGCTATGCTCCTGATGGTGCACAGGCTTGTGGTGATGGACCGGGTTGTTCTGGTGGGAAGGAGTTGGATGCTCGCCCGGTGTTTGATCCATGCAGGGACGTTAGGAAATACGGTAGGATTATAGCATGACTATTTTAGATCCACACCCTGTCCTTGCCCTCACTCGAGTAGGACCCATTACCCCGCACGGGGTGATGTTTGCCTTGGGGGCCGTGGTTGCCGCGCTCTGGTTTGGCAGGCAGGTGGCCCGTGCCGGCCTATTCCGGTTTGTGGAAGGGGTGGAAAAGGGTGTGATCATTTTTATTGCCGGGCTTTTTTGTGCACGTTTTGGATACTTGCTCACCTACCGTAGTGAGTGGGTGGAAATGAGCCAGCTCTTTGCGGTGTGGCAGGGCGGACTTGTCTCTTTTTGGGGGATAGTAGGGGGTGCACTTGTTGCTTGGTATAGCGGGCGGCGGTTTACTGCGGGGCAGTGGGTGGAATGGGCGCGCGCAGCTACCTTGGCTGCGTTGCTTGGTTGGGCCATTGGCCGCATCGGCAATTACTACATGGGCGATTCATACGGTGTGCCGTCCCAGGTTTGGCAGGCTTTTTATGGCAGGGTGCCAATCCAGCTTTTTGAGTCGCTGCTCTGCTTTGCGTTATGGTTCTTTTTGCGCAGGATGGAGGGAATGCGGGCGGTCTGGCTTGCCGCCCTGGGCTATTTTGCCGGACGCCTTGTGATTGACACCTGGCGCGATGAAGGCGTTTTTGGACTGCTCCACGTCAGCCAGTGGGTCTCACTTTTGGTACTACTTATCCTAGCTTTCTCGTATGTACGTACTCGCCCTCGGTAGCCTCCTTATTGACCAGGCGGTTGCCTACCTGGCCTTCCAGGGTGGGTGGCAAAAAGGGGAGGGAGGGCCTTTTGTGGATATCCACCCCTTGCTGCAAGCTGCGGTGGCCATCGTGCTTATTGTGGCGCTGGTCCGCTGGCGCCCTCACTGGTCCTTGGGGCTTGTTCTTGGTGGGACGGTGAGCAACTGGGCGACGGAGCTGCTCTATGGGCAGGCGATAGACTACATCCCCCTCTACTTTGTGGTGACAAACCTGGCGGATATTCTTATTGTCACCGGATTGGGGCTGTATGCCATCCATCTCTTGCGAAGAGAGCGGAACATGCTATCCTAACGGTAACCAGGAGCCTTCATCTGGCCAACTCAAACAGGGGCCCAACGAGAAATCGACCGCTCTGCGGGCCTTATACCTCAATCCTTCCCTTGCCCGGTACTGCCGGGCTTTTTCTTTGGCAGGGATATGCTATCCTGGTGGCGTAGGAGACGCGGGTACATGACGAACCCAAGTCGATGTGTCGGTTACGACTCCCAACAGACCTGCATGGTCTTCCCAACCCAGCCCGGTTCACTACGACCGGGCTCTTCTTATACAAAAAAGACTCCCCGGAGGGAGTCTTTTTCTCAACTACTTGGCGCTCACTACCTGTTTTACCAGGCTTTCGAGACCTTTTTCATCGGTCAGGGCCATCTCTGACAAAACCTTGCGGTTAATGTCGATGTTTTGCTCTTTCAGCTTGTTCATAAACTGGCTGTAAGAGATCCCGTGTGGGCGGACTGCTGCATTGATGCGGACAATCCAACCGCGGCGCATATCGCGCTTCTTTGTGCGGCGGTCGCGGTACGCAAACTGACCCGCTTTTAGAAGGGCTTCAGTGGCACGCTTTACAAGCGTGCGACGTCCGTTGCGAAAACCCTTGGCACGCTCAAGAAGATTGGCGTGACGCTTGTGGGTGTTAATTCCTCGCTTTACTCGTGGCATGGCTAAATTCCTTTGAGAACTTGATTACAGGTACGGGACCAATTTCTTAAAGCGCTTGGCCATTCCGACGGCAAGTACTTTGTAGCCTTTGGCGTAGGCAAGCTGACGCTTGCTTTTGTTGTGGCGAAGGTGGGAAGCAGCCGTTGTTGGAACAACGATTTTTCCGCTACCAGTCACGCGTAGCCGTTTGGCGGTTGTTTTGTGTGTCTTAAGCTTCATCGCTGTTCTTTTCCTTCTTCTTTTCCTTGAGGAGCACGGTAAATTGTTTTCCTTGACGGGCTGGGATCTGCTCATACTCCATATCGAGTAAGTCGCGGAATTTTCCTAGCTCTTCAATGCCCTTCTCTTTGAATGCCATTTCGCGCCCAACTAACTTGAGGCGAAGTTTGATTCTGTGTCCTTCCTCGAGAAAACGCTTCGCTTGGCGGAGCTTTGTCTCCAGGTCACCAGGGCCAGTGTTGTAGCTCAGGCGAATCTCTTTGATTTCCTGGCTCTTCTTGGCACGGTTTTTGCGCTCCTTACGGTCTTCCTCGTACTTAAACTTACCGTAGTCGAGGATTTTGGCCACCGGTGGGTTAGCCTGGGGAGCAACAAGGACCAGATCAAGGTTCAGTTCTTCAGCGCGTTTAAGGGCTGAAGGCACATCTGTATCTCCTACGGGCGTGCCAGTTTCGTCAATGAGGTAGACGCGGCTGGCGCGGATCGCATGGTTTACAGGAAGAGGGGCGGTGCTAATACGAAAAAGATTGGCCGATAAGTCAGCAATTACAGTACCAGATTGCAATTAGAGCGTCAACGGGTTTAGCCTGCTGACCCTTTTCCGATGATGAGCCGGATGCCTTTTGACTCTGTAGCACAGGAAACAGGTGTGCCTGTCAGGGTCTCTCCCGCCACCACTACTGGGCAGGACTGGGTTGTAGTAAGGCTGAGGGTGGAAACAACAAAGTGGCTTTCCTGAGGAGCAGGCTCTTTGGAGGAAAACATCTTGAAAAGGCTGGTTTTTGCCTTCTGCTGCTGGGAAATATCCAGCACCAACCCCGCTTCTGGGGATTCATTGTGACGGAGCGGGGCGATCCGGATGCTGGCAGGGCCTTTGGAACTGAATTCAAAAGTGTTTGCGCTGACATGGAACTCTGAACCAGAGGGAACGGTAATGCTGGCAGGCGTCAGGAAGCAAATGCTGCCGTTCATCATCCCTAGCTGTGTGTGCTGCCAGCGGCGGCGCTTGAGCTGCTCGGCGGCGGTCTTCCAATCGCTCGTGCCCACCAGGTTGGCAATGTCGGGGTCATCATTCAGGGGGATGATGCCCAATACGGCGTCGTAGGGAAGCAAGGCACGGGCCACGCGGTTGATGAGATCCATGCCGCCTACAGTCACTACCGTAGAGTAGCGCTTGGAAACGGCAACGTTCACCAAATCCTCAGCCGTGCGCCCAGGTTGGGGCGCGGCCATTTCACCAGCAATGCCGAGCTGGCTTAAGAAATCCTTAATCTGGGCAGTCCGCTCGTATTCCTTCGGACCTTGCGGCGGTTCGAAGATGTAATAGTACATATTACTCTACTTCGAGGCGAGGCTTCTTCTTTTCGATTTCGTCGTTGTCACCATGGGGCGTAGGCATGGAAGACTTGCCAATAAATGTGGCCCCCGCCTTGATGGAAAGGCGCTTGGTAGTAAGGTCGCCCTTCACGAGGCTCTTGGGGTGGAGCTCAATGTGCTCTTCTGCAGTAATAGAGCCGTGGACTTGGCCACCAACCTCAACAACTTTGGCGGAAACGGGACCGGTGACCACTGCTGTTTCGCCAATGATGACTGCTGCGTCGGAGTGAATATCACCGGTTACAAAACCGTGGATATGGATGGACCCGTGGTTCTTTAGGGAGCCCTTTAATTCAACTTGAGCCCCTACAATCGTGTCTGCCTGTTCTGCCGCCATAGTGGAAGGTTAAGTCTGTATCCCTACCACTATAGCGGTTTTCAAGTGCGGTGCTAGTAACCTCTGTTGACGGGGTAGCCTATAGGGCGTACAACAGTGCTACCAAGAGGTGCACCATGACAATTGTTGAGCATGCTGTAGAGCAGCTCCGTAGGATTTGCAGGGTTAACGCTGCGGATATCATCATTGAAGCGCCGCACAACCGATGTCTGGCAGGATTACATGTTCACTACGGGGATAGCGATGACGATGAATGTCTGGCAGCACCCGAGTTCTGGGAAAAGTACGAAAGGCTAAAGAAGGCTGTCACCGAAGGCCGTAACGTAGCTGATGTGGCAGAAGACATCAGGGGTATCTATGGTGATTGGGGTGAGTCACGCATATCTTTCTTATTCATGGATAAGCCAGACTGGCTTCCGGATCATCCCGATATCTTTGAGTGAGTAAGGCGCGAACCAGGTAGGGGGTTACAAATGGATCTTTTAGAGCATGCAACACATGTTTTGCCTAATTACTGCACAGTCAGTGAAGAGGGAATTATCCTTATGGATTGGCATCCCAGGCGTACTGCCATGATGCACTGCTCATACGCTAAATATGGCGTGGTGGGAGACTGGCATTGGCGGTCCGACCACTTCAGTCTCTATGAGTGGCATGTGCTCCTAGGGGTTGTGGGCCGGCCTGTCAAAGACGTTGCAGAAGACATTCAGGCAAT
Above is a window of Verrucomicrobiia bacterium DNA encoding:
- the der gene encoding ribosome biogenesis GTPase Der, producing MNQRIPRVALVGRPNVGKSTLFNRLLGARFAVVADIAGTTRDRLERTITWEGHSFVVVDMAGLEPALNEKNEIREGMQRQVQAALDTSDVVLWVVDSIEGATGTDRIIAELLRRLGKPVVVAANKCDHEKHEITQLEFAEFGFDPVCPISAMHDRGTENLLKALIAVLPEEGTAELVEDDDREIKIAITGRPNVGKSTLLNSLVGEERSVVSPEAGTTRDSVDTIIPAENLFQNIFTRWKTVRIVDTAGIRRRGKIDRSIEGWSVLRSYDAIDAADVTLLLIDAPEGLVHQDTQVIERLLNAGKPLVLLVNKWDLILAKKSIIAGTEEDELAQEKFLDELRYKLSFVNWAQVLFLSAQTGLYVDVIGRLVNNAYVAWSKEIDQDELNALTKQLRTMPRLNNLRKITFEHSKPPVFHIHTHGMQLPHFSTRRYVENALRDYFNLGPTPIKIWVKRSNARGEEVEDKD
- the lepB gene encoding signal peptidase I, translated to MDQTPGEHPTPSHQNNPVHHHKPVHHQEHSDVWRFGAELIRTALAVVVLAYVIRLFILQPFVVEGSSMYPRFQTNDFLIVDKLSYRIGQPERGDIIVFKYPYDLETNYVKRVIGLPGDTVKIEDGKVTVINDENPTGITLDEQYVSSGNTTTLPAASAKNEFTVPEGNYFVLGDNRRASSDSREWGFLPKEDVIGRVFVQAYPFDRASWVNHARYDDGTQSED
- a CDS encoding prolipoprotein diacylglyceryl transferase family protein; the protein is MTILDPHPVLALTRVGPITPHGVMFALGAVVAALWFGRQVARAGLFRFVEGVEKGVIIFIAGLFCARFGYLLTYRSEWVEMSQLFAVWQGGLVSFWGIVGGALVAWYSGRRFTAGQWVEWARAATLAALLGWAIGRIGNYYMGDSYGVPSQVWQAFYGRVPIQLFESLLCFALWFFLRRMEGMRAVWLAALGYFAGRLVIDTWRDEGVFGLLHVSQWVSLLVLLILAFSYVRTRPR
- a CDS encoding signal peptidase II — its product is MYVLALGSLLIDQAVAYLAFQGGWQKGEGGPFVDIHPLLQAAVAIVLIVALVRWRPHWSLGLVLGGTVSNWATELLYGQAIDYIPLYFVVTNLADILIVTGLGLYAIHLLRRERNMLS
- the rplT gene encoding 50S ribosomal protein L20, with the translated sequence MPRVKRGINTHKRHANLLERAKGFRNGRRTLVKRATEALLKAGQFAYRDRRTKKRDMRRGWIVRINAAVRPHGISYSQFMNKLKEQNIDINRKVLSEMALTDEKGLESLVKQVVSAK
- a CDS encoding bL35 family ribosomal protein; amino-acid sequence: MKLKTHKTTAKRLRVTGSGKIVVPTTAASHLRHNKSKRQLAYAKGYKVLAVGMAKRFKKLVPYL
- the infC gene encoding translation initiation factor IF-3, coding for MQSGTVIADLSANLFRISTAPLPVNHAIRASRVYLIDETGTPVGDTDVPSALKRAEELNLDLVLVAPQANPPVAKILDYGKFKYEEDRKERKNRAKKSQEIKEIRLSYNTGPGDLETKLRQAKRFLEEGHRIKLRLKLVGREMAFKEKGIEELGKFRDLLDMEYEQIPARQGKQFTVLLKEKKKEKNSDEA
- a CDS encoding diacylglycerol kinase family protein: MYYYIFEPPQGPKEYERTAQIKDFLSQLGIAGEMAAPQPGRTAEDLVNVAVSKRYSTVVTVGGMDLINRVARALLPYDAVLGIIPLNDDPDIANLVGTSDWKTAAEQLKRRRWQHTQLGMMNGSICFLTPASITVPSGSEFHVSANTFEFSSKGPASIRIAPLRHNESPEAGLVLDISQQQKAKTSLFKMFSSKEPAPQESHFVVSTLSLTTTQSCPVVVAGETLTGTPVSCATESKGIRLIIGKGSAG
- a CDS encoding polymer-forming cytoskeletal protein, giving the protein MAAEQADTIVGAQVELKGSLKNHGSIHIHGFVTGDIHSDAAVIIGETAVVTGPVSAKVVEVGGQVHGSITAEEHIELHPKSLVKGDLTTKRLSIKAGATFIGKSSMPTPHGDNDEIEKKKPRLEVE